The following are encoded in a window of Pygocentrus nattereri isolate fPygNat1 chromosome 5, fPygNat1.pri, whole genome shotgun sequence genomic DNA:
- the LOC108411630 gene encoding gastrula zinc finger protein XlCGF49.1-like, whose amino-acid sequence MELIRSSSAQKTSSAQNQDRTHHCSDCGKSFIQLYHLQRHQRIHTGEKPYHCSECGKNFIQKSHLHRHQLIHTGEKPYLCPKCGKSFNRKTHLQRHQLIHRGEKPYHCSECGKCFREKPTLRIHQRIHTGEKPYQCSECGKSFRERSTLQVHERIHTGAKPYCCSECGKSFGVQSNLHTHQRIHTGEKPYYCSECEKSFRHLNSLKMHECTVSKAETYDE is encoded by the coding sequence atggaactcaTAAGAAGCTCCAGTGCTCAGAAAACATCTTCTGCTCAAAACCAAGACAGAACTCATCACTGTTCAGACTGTGGGaaaagttttattcaactttatcatctccaaagacaccagcgtatccacacaggagagaaaccatatcactgctcagagtgcgggAAGAATTTTATTCAAAAGAGTCATCTCCATAGACACCAgctcattcacacaggagagaagccgtatcttTGCCCAAAGTGTGGGAAAAGTTTTAATCGAAAGACTCATCTTCAAAGACACCAGCTCATTCACagaggagagaaaccgtatcactgttcagagtgtgggaagtgTTTTAGAGAAAAACCTACTCTCAGAAtccaccagcgcatccacacaggagaaaaACCTTATCAGTGCTCTGAGTGTGGAAAAAGCTTTAGAGAGAGAAGTACTCTGCAAGTGCATGaacgcattcacacaggagcaAAACCGTATTGCTGTTCTGAATGTGGAAAGAGTTTTGGTGTGCAGAGTAATCTCCAtacacaccagcgcatccacactggagagaaaccgtactactgctcagagtgtgagaAGAGCTTCAGGCATTTGAACTCTCTGAAGATGCACGAGTGCACTGTGAGCAAGGCTGAAACATATGATGAATGA